Proteins found in one Loxodonta africana isolate mLoxAfr1 chromosome 21, mLoxAfr1.hap2, whole genome shotgun sequence genomic segment:
- the PDF gene encoding peptide deformylase, mitochondrial: MSRLWGRLLLGTLRAPCSAVLGLPWRGDAGAGAGRTCSSTPAPHGLEGPARARSYWRYLRRLVRGPPEQPYAHVCQVGDPALRTAAAPVEPAQLAGPELQRLVERLVQVMRRRHCVGLSAPQLGVPLQVLALEFPEALLRAYAPRVREARQMEPFPLRVFVNPSLRVLDSRLVTFPEGCESVSGFLACVPRFQGVQISGAGALGHLPSRQLLVSTKLKLKLISWVSWHQQRTGSGVNRPQD; this comes from the coding sequence ATGAGCCGGCTGTGGGGCAGGCTGCTGCTGGGGACGCTGCGGGCGCCTTGTAGCGCGGTGCTCGGCCTGCCGTGGCGAGGGGACGCGGGGGCTGGCGCCGGCCGGACCTGCAGCTCCACACCAGCCCCGCACGGCCTCGAGGGCCCGGCGCGCGCGCGCTCTTACTGGCGCTACTTGAGGCGGCTGGTTCGGGGTCCGCCAGAGCAGCCGTACGCTCACGTGTGCCAAGTCGGGGACCCAGCTCTGCGCACTGCGGCCGCCCCGGTGGAGCCGGCGCAGCTAGCGGGGCCCGAGCTGCAGCGGCTGGTGGAGCGGCTGGTGCAGGTGATGCGGCGCCGGCACTGCGTGGGGCTGAGCGCGCCGCAGCTCGGGGTGCCGCTGCAGGTGCTGGCTCTAGAGTTCCCCGAAGCGCTCCTCCGCGCCTACGCGCCGCGCGTGCGCGAGGCCCGCCAGATGGAGCCCTTCCCCCTGCGCGTGTTCGTGAACCCCAGTCTGCGAGTGTTGGATAGCCGCTTGGTCACCTTCCCTGAGGGCTGCGAGAGCGTCTCCGGCTTCCTGGCCTGTGTGCCCCGCTTCCAAGGCGTGCAGATCTCAGGTGCGGGGGCCCTGGGGCACCTCCCATCTCGTCAGCTCTTAGTTTCCACAAAGCTTAAGTTAAAACTCATCAGCTGGGTCTCCTGGCATCAACAAAGAACGGGTTCGGGAGTGAACCGGCCTCAGGACTGA
- the VPS4A gene encoding vacuolar protein sorting-associated protein 4A isoform X3: protein MQYLDRAEKLKDYLRNKEKHGKKPVKENQSEGKGSDSDSEGDNPEKKKLQEQLMGAVVMEKPNIRWSDVAGLEGAKEALKEAVILPIKFPHLFTGKRTPWRGILLFGPPGTGKSYLAKAVATEANNTTFFSVSSSDLMSKWLGESEKLVKNLFELARQHKPSIIFIDEVDSLCGSRNENESEAARRIKTEFLVQMQGVGNNNDGTLVLGATNIPWVLDSAIRRRFEKRIYIPLPEEAARAQMFRLHLGSTPHNLTDANIQELARKTEGYSGADISIIVRDCLMQPVRKVQSATHFKKVCGPSRTNPSIMIDDLLTPCSPGDLGAMEMTWMDVPSDKLLEPVVCMSDMLRSLATTRPTVNADDLLKVKKFSEDFGQES, encoded by the exons CAGTGATAGTGACAGTGAAGGGGATAATCCAGAGAAAAAGAAATTGCAAGAGCAACTGATGG GTGCTGTTGTGATGGAGAAGCCCAACATTCGGTGGAGTGATGTGGCTGGGCTAGAGGGGGCTAAGGAGGCCCTTAAAGAAGCTGTCATTTTGCCAATTAAATTCCCACATTTGTTCACAG GCAAGCGTACCCCTTGGCGAGGAATACTGCTCTTTGGACCCCCTGGCACAGGGAAATCCTATCTGGCCAAAGCTGTGGCAACAGAGGCCAATAACACCACCTTCTTCTCTGTGTCCTCCTCAGATTTGATGTCTAAGTGGTTGGGAGAGAGTGAGAA GCTAGTAAAGAATCTGTTTGAGCTGGCCAGGCAGCACAAGCCCTCCATCATCTTCATCGATGAGGTGGATTCCCTCTGTGGATCCCGAAATGAAAATGAGAGTGAGGCTGCCCGAAGGATCAAAACAGAGTTCTTGGTCCAGATGCAGG GGGTGGGGAATAACAATGATGGGACTCTGGTTCTTGGTGCCACAAATATCCCATGGGTACTGGATTCAGCTATTAGAAGGAG GTTTGAAAAGCGGATTTACATCCCGTTGCCAGAGGAAGCTGCCCGGGCCCAGATGTTCCGGTTGCATTTGGGGAGCACTCCCCACAACCTCACGGATGCCAACATCCAGGAACTGGCCCGGAAGACGGAAGGCTACTCGGGCGCAGACATCAGCATCATTGTGCGGGACTGCCTCATGCAGCCCGTTAGAAAAGTACAGTCGGCAACACACTTCAAAAAG GTCTGTGGCCCTTCCCGCACCAACCCTAGCATTATGATTGATGACCTCCTGACCCCATGTTCACCAGGGGACCTGGGGGCCATGGAGATGACTTGGATGGATGTCCCTAGTGACAAACTCTTAGAGCCTGTGGTTTGCATG TCCGACATGCTCCGGTCTTTGGCCACCACCCGGCCCACTGTGAATGCAGACGAtcttctgaaagtgaagaagttCTCAGAGGACTTTGGACAAGAGAGTTAA